Below is a window of Mycobacterium dioxanotrophicus DNA.
AGCCCGGTGTACGGATCGCGCGCCATCGACCTGTGCAATCCGAACGATCCGGTGTGCACCGACGGCAACAGCGTCGATGCGCACCGGGCCTACGACGGGGGGCCCGCCAATCAGGCTGCGAGCTTCGTGGCCGGCCTGGTGTAGTCCTCGCCACATAACCTCCGCAGCCGTCAATTCGCTCGGCTAGCATCGCTTAGGTGGTCAAACTTTCCATCGGTCGGCGGGTCAGGCGATGGTTGGGTGTGGCAGCGGTGGTGCTGGCCGCGCCGGCGCTACCGATCGTCACGTCAGCAGCTCCGGGCGTCGACGTGCTTGCGGTCGCCTCGGCCGCGCCGTGCCCAGAGGTCGAAGTGGTCTTCGCTCGCGGGCGTACCGAACCGGCCGGCGTCGGCACCCTCGGCAATGCGTTCGTCAATGCCCTGCGCTCGCGGGTCAACAAGAACATCGGCGTCTATGCCGTCCGCTACCCCGCGGACACCGAGGTGGACATCGGCGCCAATGACATGAGCGGTCACGTCCAGTACATGATCGGCAACTGTCCGAACACGCGACTGGTCCTCGGTGGTTACTCACTGGGCGCCGCCGTCACCGATGTCGTTCTGGCCGTGCCGTTCACCGCGTTCGGGTTCAAGAGCCCGCTTCCGGCCGACGCCGACGGTCATATCGCCGCCGTGGCCTTGTTCGGCAACGGCGCAGGCTGGGTCGGCCCGA
It encodes the following:
- a CDS encoding cutinase family protein; this translates as MVKLSIGRRVRRWLGVAAVVLAAPALPIVTSAAPGVDVLAVASAAPCPEVEVVFARGRTEPAGVGTLGNAFVNALRSRVNKNIGVYAVRYPADTEVDIGANDMSGHVQYMIGNCPNTRLVLGGYSLGAAVTDVVLAVPFTAFGFKSPLPADADGHIAAVALFGNGAGWVGPITNFNPAYRDRTIELCHGADPICNPADPDTWKNNWPDHLAGAYIDGGMVNQAADFVAGRL